In Sorghum bicolor cultivar BTx623 chromosome 8, Sorghum_bicolor_NCBIv3, whole genome shotgun sequence, one genomic interval encodes:
- the LOC8073473 gene encoding uncharacterized protein LOC8073473 yields MNSPRKPSPSYFGPRRRMPTRLKVANGLSLRKPEDRFRLMKTDKEYRKHRANIKFMNLSKSNHVNDPRVNVVTEGANTISANYTNIGPSSALVKNSKPGYVLASKHASRPTTLRLDNSLNPSSDVKCSKPSRNVLPLKIPKAPASWKSKDDSNAIVTHLEQSHHIKTSRAISCRTHLKAMPNLIHKAKNVATSNLNNGALGSRRRGQSNSYKGEDISVGQEGTKTSGPLKSGEGSRKSNILVVNRIDPNKNEPKKVKGSQDEVVTKEEGMKGHTCEDRVVHGNRHKLMNTKKTNDAPNFSSLLVGKKHMQGLGSNLRDNSSHLFGKNHCGHQRDDPFIEVNNGATFSSKHDLSCEYRETNLKLPNRVQSVGGNGKNNDVISRRKRPLLEEKASTHVQKDLTCRPMKRRRYIEANEDEEGNVGDQHLVHIEDVTTELTAQASISKHCVERQCNCCSKPIDIPRWSGLFKIDGKEYISLAGHLSSKSCEKVWKLSSLPKVVQVTKVPRMAAWPKIFKASKPTGDNIGLYFFPPEMRLDEELDQLINEVMDKDLILQAVIGEAEMLIFPSVLLPERYQTFRRKNYLWAAFKAKEDKVDVIVEQEDEKEKYVSNQLDEVQSEEPDQEMILMKSAMFLENQQFPVKSIQEVEACCVQGPTNMWLEHESPEERRLRDSLHRAICTTATSTAVANAATVPTEATPFTTDNASFPANHGPIHPSTEAPPQNSSVFGIVLREAPNLEPEVKQFIQEMERKGALVTVMRGKAIGGDPWPSNITTTMQ; encoded by the exons ATGAATAGTCCAAGGAAACCTAGTCCATCTTATTTTGGCCCGAGGCGACGCATGCCAACTAGATTGAAGGTGGCAAATGGATTGTCTTTGAGGAAACCTGAAGATAGGTTTAGATTGATGAAAACTGACAAGGAATACCGAAAACATCGggcaaatataaaattcatgaatCTATCCAAGAGCAATCACGTGAATGATCCGCGAGTGAATGTTGTGACAGAAGGAGCCAACACAATTTCTGCCAACTATACCAACATTGGGCCATCAAGTGCTTTAGTAAAGAATAGCAAACCAGGATATGTGCTAGCCTCAAAGCATGCAAGCCGACCTACTACATTGAGGTTAGACAATAGCTTGAATCCGTCATCGGATGTCAAGTGCTCTAAGCCCTCTAGGAATGTACTTCCTTTGAAAATACCAAAGGCGCCTGCCTCTTGGAAGTCAAAGGATGACTCAAATGCCATAGTGACACATCTAGAGCAATCTCACCATATAAAGACATCTAGAGCAATCTCATGTCGAACTCACTTGAAGGCGATGCCAAATTTGATTCACAAGGCAAAGAATGTTGCTACCTCAAATCTAAATAATGGTGCCTTAGGTTCAAGGCGAAGGGGCCAGTCGAATTCATATAAAGGAGAAGACATCAGTGTTGGGCAAGAAGGCACTAAAACTTCAGGGCCCTTGAAAAGTGGAGAAGGCTCAAGAAAATCAAACATCCTAGTGGTAAATCGGATTGATCCTAACAAAAATGAGCCAAAGAAAGTGAAGGGAAGCCAAGATGAAGTTgtgaccaaagaagaaggaatgaAAGGTCATACATGTGAAGACCGTGTGGTGCATGGCAATCGTCATAAGCTGATGAATACCAAAAAGACAAATGACGCTCCAAATTTTAGTTCATTGTTAGTTGGGAAGAAACACATGCAAGGTCTTGGGAGTAATTTGAGAGATAATTCATCCCATTTGTTTGGAAAGAATCATTGCGGACACCAAAGGGACGATCCATTCATTGAAGTTAATAATGGTGCAACATTTTCTTCCAAACATGATCTCTCATGTGAGTATAGagaaacaaacttgaagttgcctaATAGGGTCCAATCAGTTGGAGGCAATGGGAAAAACAATGACGTCATATCTAGGAGGAAACGACCATTGTTAGAAGAAAAGGCTAGTACACATGTGCAAAAAGATCTTACTTGTAGACCAATGAAGAGACGGAGATACATAGAAGCCAATGAAGATGAAGAAGGCAATGTTGGCGACCAACATCTGGTGCATATTGAAGATGTTACCACTGAATTGACAGCACAGGCTTCTATTTCAAAGCATTGTGTTGAGCGGCAATGCAATTGTTGCTCGAAGCCTATTGACATACCGAGATGGAG TGGACTCTTTAAGATAGATGGAAAGGAATACATATCATTGGCTGGACATTTGTCGTCCAAATCATGCGAGAAAGTGTGGAAATTGTCATCATTGCCGAAGGTGGTTCAAGTGACAAAGGTTCCTAGAATGGCAGCatggcctaagatatttaaagcATCAAAACCCACTGGTGACAATATTGGCCTATATTTCTTCCCTCCTGAAATGAG GCttgatgaagaactagatcaactaattAATGAAGTCATGGATAAAGATTTGATCTTGCAAGCTGTTATTGGTGAAGCTGAGATGTTGATATTCCCGTCTGTTCTCCTGCCTGAAAGATATCAAA CATTCCGAAGAAAGAACTACCTATGGGCGGCGTTCAAAGCAAAAGAGGATAAAGTTGATGTAATTGTAGAACAGGAGGATGAGAAGGAAAAATATGTTTCAAACCAGCTAGATGAGGTACAATCTGAGGAACCAGATCAAGAAATGATTTTGATGAAAAGTGCCATGTTTTTGGAGAACCAACAGTTTCCTGTTAAGAGCATTCAAGAAGTTGAAGCTTGCTGTGTTCAAGGGCCCACCAATATGTGGCTTGAACATGAATCTCCTGAAGAAAGAAGACTCAGAGACTCATTGCATCGAGCTATCTGCACCACTGCAACATCTACTGCAGTTGCTAATGCTGCTACAGTTCCCACTGAAGCTACTCCGTTTACCACTGATAATGCTTCATTTCCTGCAAATCATGGACCAATCCATCCAAGCACGGAAGCTCCGCCTCAAAACAGTAGTGTCTTTGGTATTGTTCTCCGCGAAGCTCCAAATCTTGAGCCAGAAGTCAAGCAATTTATCCAGGAGATGGAACGCAAAGGTGCATTGGTCACTGTTATGAGAGGAAAGGCAATTGGTGGAGACCCATGGCCAAGCAACATCACGACCACTATGCAGTAG